From the genome of Blautia hydrogenotrophica DSM 10507:
TTCTCTTTTCATCATTGGGAGCGTGCAAAGACAAAGCCAGCGTAATCTGCAGCTTCTCATCTGCCAGTTGTCTGATCTTCGGAACCAGACCACAGGTGGAAACCGTCAGATTCCTCTGGCTGATATGCAACCCATCTTCGCCGGTCAAAAGTTCAATAAACCTCAAAAGATTTTCATAGTTGTCCAAAGGCTCTCCCGTCCCCATCACCACCACATTGGAGACACGTTCCTGAGACAGCCTCTGTATACGATAGATCTGATCTAACATCTCCGACGATCTCAAATTCCTAGTCAGGCCGCCAATCGTGGAGGCGCAGAATTTACACCCCATTCTGCACCCAACCTGAGAGGAAATACAGACAGAGTTGCCGTGGTGATATCTCATGAGAACACTCTCAATCACATTCCCGTCTTCTAACCGGAACAAATACTTGCAAGTGCCATCTTGTTTTGATACCTGTACATCCACTGCTTCTAAAACAGTCAGCGGATACTCCTTTTCCAGCTTCTCTCTCAGATGCTTAGAAAGGTTCGTCATCTCATCGTAGGACACCGCGAGTTTTCTGTGAATCCACTCATAGAGCTGCTTCGCCCGAAAAGGCTTTTCCCCAAGCCCTGTCAACGCCTGACGCAGCTCCTCTAACGTCATAGATTTTATGTCTGTCATTTATCTCTTCCTTTTAAATTTCGCTATAAAGAACCCATCTGTTTTATGTACCCCGGGCAAAAGCTGCAGATATCCTAGCTTCGTAGTCTCACAGCAAAGCTCCTGAGGCAGACAAGAATCCAGCTCCACAGCCTCAAAGGGATAGTTTTCCAGAAACCACGATACGTTTTCCTGGTTCTCCTCTTTTGCTATCGTACAGGTACTGTATACAAGAGTTCCTCCTCTTTTTACGTACCTGGCTGCCCGGTCTAAAATTTTGCGCTGGAGTATCACAATTTCCTCCTGCTTAGATGGCGTGACTTTGTATTTGATATCTGGTTTCTTTCCGATGACCCCGTAGCCGGAGCACGGAACATCCGCCAAGACGATGTCTGCCGAGTCTTCCGAGTCGATATCCAAAACCGTGGCATCCATACAACGTGTCTGGACATTGATCGTCCCAGCTCTTACGATATTCTCCTGAATCAACCCCACTTTGTACTCTGTCAGATCTCTGGCTTCCACCATCCCAAACCCAGCCATCTTATCCGCAACATGCAGACTCTTTCCGCCAGGTGCCGCACACAAATCTAATATCTGGTCTCCCTTTTTAGGAGCCGCAACCTCTGCCACCAACATGGAGCTCACATCCTGCACCTGTATCTTGCCCTCCAAAAAAGCCTGGATAGTCAAGATATGATTGTATCCCGAGAGGTAAAACGCATAGTCCAGATACGGCGCCGGACTCACTTGAATCCCCTGTTCCCGGATGCTTTCCAGCGTCTCCTCCTGGTTTGTCAGGTATTGCCGGCACCGAACTGTCGTCGGCCGCTCCGTGAGAAAATCAGCCAGCATCTTCTCCGTAATTTCCTCGCCGTACTCCCTCAGCCATTTTTGAACCAAAAACGGCGGCATCGAGTATTTGACAGACAGATGGTTCTCTAAATCTGAGCGTTCCGGATAAGGAACCTCTTCCATCTCTCTGGCGATGGTGCGCAGCACACCGTTTACAAATGGCTTTAGATTATAGAAGCCTTTCTTTTGAGCCAGCTTTACAGCCTCATTGCAGACTGCCGAATCCGGCACGCTGTCCATGTATTTAAGCTGATAGACGCTGCTTCTTAATATTTCCCGAATCACGGGCTTCATCTTATCTGTCTTCACTTTAGAAAAATGATTTAAGATATAGTCTATGGTAATCTGATACTCTAAGGTTCCCTCGCACACTCTCGTGATGAAAGCCCGCTCCTGTTTTGGAAGAAACTGGTGCTTTGTCAAGACCTCGCGAATCACACGATGACTCGGCTCTCCCTCCTCATTCACAGCCAAAAGAATCCCC
Proteins encoded in this window:
- the rlmN gene encoding 23S rRNA (adenine(2503)-C(2))-methyltransferase RlmN, with the translated sequence MTDIKSMTLEELRQALTGLGEKPFRAKQLYEWIHRKLAVSYDEMTNLSKHLREKLEKEYPLTVLEAVDVQVSKQDGTCKYLFRLEDGNVIESVLMRYHHGNSVCISSQVGCRMGCKFCASTIGGLTRNLRSSEMLDQIYRIQRLSQERVSNVVVMGTGEPLDNYENLLRFIELLTGEDGLHISQRNLTVSTCGLVPKIRQLADEKLQITLALSLHAPNDEKRKELMPIAYKYTMDEVLDACRYYFQKTGRRITFEYSLVRGVNDFEEDACQLAGQIQDINCHVNLIPVNPVKERSFRQSTRQAVENFKIKLEKCGINVTIRREMGSDIDGACGQLRKRFIDEQKGKE
- the rsmB gene encoding 16S rRNA (cytosine(967)-C(5))-methyltransferase RsmB, producing MISGMNTRELILGILLAVNEEGEPSHRVIREVLTKHQFLPKQERAFITRVCEGTLEYQITIDYILNHFSKVKTDKMKPVIREILRSSVYQLKYMDSVPDSAVCNEAVKLAQKKGFYNLKPFVNGVLRTIAREMEEVPYPERSDLENHLSVKYSMPPFLVQKWLREYGEEITEKMLADFLTERPTTVRCRQYLTNQEETLESIREQGIQVSPAPYLDYAFYLSGYNHILTIQAFLEGKIQVQDVSSMLVAEVAAPKKGDQILDLCAAPGGKSLHVADKMAGFGMVEARDLTEYKVGLIQENIVRAGTINVQTRCMDATVLDIDSEDSADIVLADVPCSGYGVIGKKPDIKYKVTPSKQEEIVILQRKILDRAARYVKRGGTLVYSTCTIAKEENQENVSWFLENYPFEAVELDSCLPQELCCETTKLGYLQLLPGVHKTDGFFIAKFKRKR